A genomic segment from Diospyros lotus cultivar Yz01 chromosome 5, ASM1463336v1, whole genome shotgun sequence encodes:
- the LOC127802132 gene encoding uncharacterized protein LOC127802132, with protein sequence MSKIGPLGNEGYRDWHNMGRGLKNHEASKEHIDCMTSWIELEIRLSKNKTIDQSVQIEINKEREHWKQVLKRIIAVVQRLAKNNLAFRGDCEKLYVENNGLFLQMIEMIVEFDPIMKEHIRRIQAHETHYTYLGPKIQNELIQMLANEVDDTSGLGFFTELKNMLTNLELDIDDIRDTSEDPKTKSKAESLATYELQNFEFLLGMVIWYKLLHAINTVSKFLQAENMDIDVAISLLEGLILFLDDYRESGFDKAMVEAKQIANEMGVEAVFLEKRMIQRKKQFDEDDSDEITQSAENSFRAAGDGSSQLSVARAWTSVASSEDRRNSSLLVPRGLVRRPTGDESSGLVRRLTEDRRVQNWCCNRRGWVCTRALRDEEEERR encoded by the exons ATGAGTAAAATTGGTCCGTTGGGAAATGAAGGATACAGAGATTGGCATAATATGGGTCGGGGCCTTAAAAATCATGAAGCAAGTAAGGAGCATATAGATTGCATGACTAGTTGGattgaattagaaataagactaagtaaaaataaaacaattgatcaAAGTGTGCAGAttgaaatcaataaagaaagagaacacTGGAAACAAGTGCTGAAGAGGATAATAGCTGTTGTGCAAAGATTGGCAAAAAATAACTTGGCATTTAGAGGAGATTGTGAGAAGCTTTATGTGGAAAATAATGGTCTTTTTTTGCAAATGATTGAAATGATTGTTGAGTTTGATCCGATTATGAAAGAGCACATTCGACGTATTCAAGCACATGAGACTCATTATACATATTTGGgccctaaaattcaaaatgaattgatacaaatgTTGGCAAATGAG GTTGATGATACATCAGGGCTTGGATTTTTTACTGAGCTTAAAAATATGTTGACCAATCTTGAGCTGGACATTGATGATATAAGAG ATACTAGTGAAGATCCTAAAACAAAGAGCAAAGCTGAGTCCTTAGCAACATATGAACTTCAGAATTTTGAGTTCTTGCTTGGCATGGTAATTTGGTACAAGTTATTGCATGCAATCAACACTGTAAGTAAATTCCTTCAAGCTGAAAATATGGATATTGATGTTGCTATCAGTCTTTTAGAAGGACTTATTTTGTTTCTCGATGACTATAGAGAATCTGGGTTTGATAAAGCCATGGTTGAAGCGAAACAAATAGCAAATGAAATGGGAGTTGAAGCTGTATTTCTAGAAAAACGCATGattcaaagaaagaaacagtTTGATGAGGATGACAGTGATGAGATAACACAATCAGCAGAAAATTCttttaga GCGGCGGGGGATGGGTCGTCGCAACTCTCTGTCGCTCGTGCATGGACTAGTGTGGCTAGCAGCGAGGATCGTCGCAACTCTTCATTGCTCGTGCCTCGTGGTCTAGTGCGGCGACCAACGGGGGATGAGTCAAGTGGTCTGGTACGACGGCTGACAGAGGATAGGCGGGTGCAAAACTGGTGCTGCAACCGGCGAGGATGGGTGTGCACGAGAGCTTTGAGAGACGAAGAAGAGGAGAGGAGATAA